In Carassius carassius chromosome 2, fCarCar2.1, whole genome shotgun sequence, the DNA window CTGTGATGTGGATCTTTTGAGCCGTGCGGAGGAGTCGGCTCCGCTCTTCCAGGCTGAGGTGCACCAGGACCTGCCCACAGAGACGAACCACACGAGCCCCCAGCTGCAGCCCACCGCTCTCCGCGTATCCGAACCGCTGGAGCTCTGTTACAAATCCTTCCTCGCTCATCAGGAAGCCCGGCTGGCCGACACCGTCCCGCAGGGGAATGACCTCACGTGCCTCACACCCTCGAGTCACCAGCTGCGAAGAAGTTCAGGAGCATCAGGTTAAAACAGCATACAGCATATCTTAAAGAGATCCAAGTCGTAACACTGAGCACTGAATCAGTTTCATTCATCAGAGGACCAGATATGCCACTGTAATGGCtcattaaataaagtaaattgtAGATCTGTGCTGCTCGAGCCACAAACTGATTCAGACAGTTCAGTGtgattcggtgaactggttcatcCAGTTCACTTAAAAGAGCCGGTTTAAAAGAATGATTTGGACATCACTATGGACTGTTTgcctgaggctctggattacaggtaataatgttgtaaataatgttcagtttcccgcacagactgattgtttcgcttcataagacctcaatatatcgtcTGGATCTCCGAGTAATAATTTTGTCTTGAGtgtatatgctttttttaattattatcggTAGTGACGGTAGtcattgacttgcattttatgaatccccaaggaccacggtttcagctaaaaatcttctttcctgttctactgaagaaaaaaacttggatggcctgaggatgagtatatTAACAGCAATTTTTAATTTccgggtgaaatattcctttaaatacaaacaaacagcAAGGTACACGTTCTATTAAACATGAAATTGGAAGTAGAAAGGCTTAAATAGTGTAAAATCTTGTAAAAGTGTACTCCAATATTTTCACATATACATTAAATCTCACCTCCAGCCTTTGGACAACCTCCTTAATATCCTCAACTTGACTTTCCGACGTCGTGACAGTCACCGCCTCGCCTCTCTCGTAGAAGATATCCAGGGAAGGGCCACCCTGAGCTCCAGACTCAGTCACGGCCTTCCAGCCGATCACATCGCGGCAGCTGCAGTTGAATATGACGGTTCGCGTGGATCGCTCTATGAGCACGACCGACTCCGCTGACACACCGAGCAGACAGGAAAGGCTCAGACCATTGTTCTCGCCATCCTGAACGACGGTGACGGCCCACACTAAAGCACCTGCGCTGTGAAGCTCCGCACCTTTAGCTCCCTTCAGCTTCTCTTTGCGCTTCCCACCCAGCGACAGCAAGGGGAATTTGGTGGAAGAATCAATGGGCGTTGTGGTGACGTAGTTCTCCGCCAGGTCTTTCAGGTACTCCTGCCGCGTACGTGTGGCCATAGAGCGAAATTTCTCTGATTTCTCTGCCGCATTCTCTGCATTAATGGCTTTGGCGAGGAGAAAGTCCCGGAAGGCAGGAGAGCGTGGGAAGCGTGCACCTTTAGGGAAGAGAGGACCAAAGAGAGGGATGTCCTTGGAACGAGTTACTGCAACTCTGAGAAGGGTGGAGATAAAGACATGTTACATTAgacattttattaaacattttatttaaaatgttttcttttccttcAGCTCTTTTTGTCTGCTCTCTTACCTGTAATAGGTGTTTTCAGTGCAGGGCTCATGTACTCGGACAATGATGAACACATGCTGAAAGTGAGAACGGATGGCTTTGGGAGTGAAGGGTAAAGCACCTGGCTCCTGGAAGACTATAGTGATGATATCATTCCCTATGTGTCTCTTCCTCAGTAActaaaagagagacagaaaaaaacaatgcatcGTCTTAAATGAAAAGTGCAGTATACTGAAGCCATCGGACCCCTGTGAAAAAGAAGGGTGCATAATTCTACTGATTGTGCatttgtaatgtttaaaaaaaaaaaaaaaaaaaaaaaaaaaaaaaaatatatatatatatatatatatatatatatatatatatatatatactgtatatataaattgtaatataaacttgaatataatattaatgaaataaaatgccactTAAGTGACTTAAAAATAGACAGttttttaacacacttaagtacacttttaaagcacttttaataatgtcaaattaaaacttTTTCTTTGACGTGTTGAATAACATACTAAAGAACAGGCAAAGTAGGCCTACTATTATACTTCTAACTGTCCGTGTTACATATTACAATtaaagttaatacatttttaaatgtactaaattgcagctTCATCATCACAaatatgtaattacaaatatatttaaatacataacatacaagtttcatttaaatgacattaaagtatattttatttattatacatgcttgtcagtacattcagcagtgcTTTAGCCATATTTCATAGACAACAGAGTTATTATATTAATTGTAAATATGTACTTAAGTGATACTTAAGCTTTTCAAAAAAGCAGCCTGGTTTTCagctaactgcatttaatatacaattaaactataatacatttccaTTTAATACTAATTAACATGCATCTATGAGTCTGAAAACAcaacattcagttcacacttaagtagATTCTTTTAAAGTACTCTATTTCTGcaataagtatatatattttgcacAAGGGGAGACATGCTGATTCATATCATTGCGCTATTGATATACTGCAAGGGGTGCTCAGTTTTAATGGGATGCTCTAGGGTTGTGTAGATTACCTGTTGTGTATTGTTGGCTGTGTATGGAAGCATGGTGGAGACATGGAACATAACCTCGTAATCCTGATAGCGAGTATACAGTGAGTGTGTACCAGTGGAGTCAGCTgcaaataaacacataaacactATCACACACCCAATCAAAATCTGGAATTGTCACTCCGTACAgttttctttctattttcttttaaatgtttttgaaggaagtctcttatgctcaccaaggctgcatttatttaatcaaaaatacagtaaaaacaggaatattgtgaaatattattcgaattttaaataaaagttttgtttaaatatattgtaaaattttatttattcctgtgaacaaAATATAAACACCGAGTTTATGTGCAAAActtttgaatttacatttattttttcatggaacaattataaaaaagaaaaataaacaatattgtaATTACATTCTACTTATATACAACacatgcaataaaattaatattattgtacTATGGTGCAATTATATGCAGACTGACTGCATGCTGAGTTTTGGTCTCACTTTTGGTGTCTAGTTGAGCTCTGTATTTCTCCCAGCCTTTGAGTCGTACTCGCTCTCCAAGAAGGTCCAGAAACTCATCAAACTCTGGTCCGGCGCTCTCATTGTTATACATATCCTCTTCAGTACTCTGTCCTGCTCTGCAGTACATAATGCCCACCTTATGCTGGAAATTCAACTTtatacacacataaaacacacattaACAGGGATGAAATTACAGTAACTTTTCCAACTTGATTTTTTACACACACAACATCATTCTTCCTCATTTTGTCACTAAGCCAGTTTCACATTGTAATCACATTGAATGCACAAGTGTAGGTGCACAATTGCAAAAGTATATATTATACTACAAGGTATATACAtttaactttttaacattttatctaTTTGTCAGTGCATTTATCAGATGCATTTATCATTCACTTTGCAAAAGCAATTCGTCATAGAGTCAACCAGGATCATTAGACAACTAAAATATGAAGCAAGGATTAGAGGAGGAGAAATGCATTGAGGAACAGCACTTGTCAAGCCAGTTcatgtgactttgtgtttgaaaTAGGTGTTGCACCAACTCTCCCCCTCTATctatatattcacaatataatattttaagatgTCTGTTGCATCACTTTTTCTAGCCTATCAGTAACTTGTAAACACAAGCTGTCAGTTGTGCAGAACTACAGAAACTCTTACCCCCTGCTCATCCAGTTTGAGGAGCGTGTCTTTGACTTTAGGGGATGTGGAGGCTAGTCTGAGGCAATGTAGGTTGAGATCGGGCAAAATAAACTCCAGCAGTCTCTTGGGTGAAAGGCCACGTGGCGTGGTGTGGCGCGCTGCGGAGGGAACAGACTCCTCCAGGATCGAACCTCTCAGGGTCTTCAGCTGCAGGAAAACAGCAGGGACCAATTAATTAATGAGTGCAAAAGATATAATGtagacttaaaggggtcatgtcatatatttatttttatatttatttttcccctGAGGTCCATAATCCAATGCAGATTGATAAGAATCACATTGATTTACAAGTCAATTTCATCTTACTTTTAGACCAAATAAAGCGTCTGCACAAAAATTCTATCATGAGaactctctgaagattttagcatggtatTGGATATGACAATGCTAATGTATTTGGTCTTagcggaatagatctgctacgctgctgctgctgctgaattgctgctgctgttggttattgctgtaagTGTAGATtattagggcctttcgcaccactttagttccagaactaaatgtacatgTAATGTCTCTGAAATAGGAGCTAATGTGGCTCCTACTAAAATCGCATCTATTTCCAGCATTGCCCAAAAGTGGGTAGtcccacaattagttctggtactatgaaaaggttctggcagtgcgaaaggccctattgctgctgctgctgcttcaagtacaggaacttgctactgccaatatggtgctgtgagtatttgaggcatactgctgctgcacaaatagcatataaaataacccgtAGCAGatttatacaggtggagctggggaaggtggagggattcagaggaactctgaaagCGCGCTGCAATGCTCAAGCGAATGCTAATcagtcatttaaatgtaaagcagcaagctcattggctgcatatgcaaTGGGAACCAGTCAGCTTAGTCATTTAGTGCTAAGAATATCATCAGTTACATTCAGCACCCATTGCCTGCGCATCTAGAGTTTCGTTATAGatcttagtatttatttatttagtttattctcAGCTTTGGCCTCTGAATAAAATTGAGGTATTTTTTAATCCTTTTTCAGCTTTATATTCTTTAATAATATAAGAACCATAAAAGCCTGATTTAACAATTATGATACTATTTTGCCTAccaatgtaatgtaattttgcatttgtaaatatattaatgtaattaatattgattaataatgtaatgttctaatttagattttttttttttaaataaaatgaaaagtgcCATTTGTGTAAAAACATTGTGATCATCTCTGATTTATTTCAAGCAAAATCAAAAGCAGGGAGTGGGTGGAAAATTGTCTTATTTCTGACCACTGTTATAGAAAACGTGTAAAGCATTATAAGTGAACCcttaaggaaaaaataaaaatgctaaaaaattaTTAGACAACTCCTTTGAATAAATaggtgctttttttaaacttttttgatgacttctgtgtgtgagagagtgatatATTTACTTCAGTGGTCCTGAAAATGATTCTGTAGTTGTACTGGGACCCACTTGATCCCTCTTTTTCCTCCCTGCGGAAACTGACGGCCACCGGCCCCAAACGCTCGTCCATGCCAAAGAAATTCTGATGGTCTGGAAAAAAAGATTGAAATGAAGATTTTAACAATTCATACGAAAtgctaattaataaataaatgtgaaagcaAGTGAAACACTAGAATACTGAACACTAGAAAAAGAGGAACTATGATTGAGTAACCTTTAACGAGTCATGACTAAGATGAACAAACATGCATTATGGGTAAACCACTGTCCAACATGTATAATAGTGTCAAGAGTTTGGGTCAATTTTGTTCCACCTGTATTATGAGCTTAAAGtgtttttattctctctctttctctctctctctctctcaacattTGCAACTCTACGCTGCTTTTGAATAGCAAATAATTGGGATGCTTGGACATCAGAGCATCAAGGTATAAACTTCATTTAACTTCATATCACAGCCCTTTTCAGAGCtcaagacagactgacagacggacagtaaaaaaaaataaaaaataataatgtctaATATATCCCCCCTATTAGATTTCTTAGGCAactattactattttttgttattttaataactaTGTTTTAGTACTtaatgaaaaagataaaatattgtaaataaacagATTATGTAACTTTGCGCATTGCATGCTCTGCAATCTTACACTGGCATTTGAGAAATCTGAAGTCTGATTATACTTTGAAGTGCAGAATGAGTCATCAAAATTGCTGAACTGTACTCTTCACACCCctagtttgagaaccactgcagtAACACATACATTGtctaaaaaaagttactttttaattatgacaaaatagaattttatgtcataattaaaaaaagcaaggACAGAGTTCCCCTTGTCACATCTAACTAAAGGCAAAACAGACAGTGCTTATACAGTACGCACATACTATTCTGATGACATAATGTGcatcacacatactgtatgtggaCTCTCGCTTAAGCCTAAAAACCGAAGTGCATTTTGGCCATTCATGTACACGACAACTGCGTTTTGGAGGcctgaaaacaaaaacttttgaaaatgtcTTTCAAAATGCACGTTTTTGAAAATGATACAGTTATCATTTCTGTGTAAACTATGAAAAGGCAAGTTTGTAAAAACGCTGACATCAGTCGCATGCATTTCACAAGTTCAGTCTATAGGAATGTGTATGTAGGCAGATGCATAGTGTTTCtacaaagtgacatcgccaactactggcctggcatgcataatactGTGTGTTTAGTTGTTTTCACGGACCTTCCTTATTTAAAGCACTTGATTCAGAATAGCAACTCGCTAGGAGAGAGCTCCATGACCTGAGAATGcatttacacttggcattaacatgcgatCACCGTGATCCGGTAAAGCAGATCAGTTCATCAGTCAATCAGGACAGGGCGCATTTACACTTGGAAACATCAAGTGACTTTTATATCTGGATAACTGATCAAATCTCTTACCCGagcaatatttatataatattccaaTCTGAAGTACATTTACACTTGTCTTTTCAATGTGTATGTGGACAACACCCGGATACAGGTCGCATTGTAAATGCCAAGTGCAAATGCAACCTGAGCAGAGTCAGAAAAGAAAGACACACAAAATGTGAGGAGCAGTGGGTCCCCGAATCCGGAGTTGGGAACCAGTGCCTTAAGGTCCCTTTAAGGTGCCTATGCGTACCTTAGAGTAGTAATACTTGATGTTTTAGTACCCCTTAAGGCATGCATGCacgatcctgtttctggagaTTGGAACAGGATTGGGAACCCTTGCCTTAGAGTACTACTTTTAGGGGTTAATATAGTGGGAATATGTTCCTTTAAAGGGTACAGGCCCAGTCACAAGCTGTTGTACCCATAAAAGTATgctttttgcacatttttctgAGAGTAAAGTAGACTAAGCAGTGAAAATGAGTATGCAATATGTTTCTTCAAAAAGTGCAAACAAGCTTtgccacacacataaacacacaccctCACCTTTCATGTAAAAGTACTTGTGATAATATCGAGCTCCAAGGTCTGCATGCTCTATGAAGTAGTTACTTTTCCCCTGTGCCTGGACATGGCTTTCTCTGGGCTCCTCTAACACGGACACAGCATTGTTGGGACTCTGAAGACTCCTCCACCTGTGCCTACCAGCCCGCGGCAGGCTGAGCCCCACAGTCTCCTCGCCACCCATCTCATTCCGAAAGTGAGGACAGCTGAGCAGGAGATCATTATCGTTCCCATCTCCTTCATCGAGCAAGGACTGCTCTAAATCTTCCGAGCCAGTCCCGCTTCCCAAGCTGCCCCCTCCGCCCTGAGAAACTGAGGAAGGTATGGATTGTGAAAGTGGACGGAGCTGAGAGGCAGCTGACGCTCCGGACGTGATGTTCTTCTTGCGCCCGATGCTGTCCCGATTGGTTGCAGCCTCCGACAGGTCGAAGAGGATGCTCTGTACGTCATAGTGTGCAAAATTGCGCACCCAAGCACCACCTGGGTCACAGGAAAACTGAGGAGCCTGCGGAGGGGACGATTTAGCCTTCTTACCAAGCCCCTCTGGTTTTGGGGGCTTGACTGGTTTTGATGTGTCTGCTGCTGGAGCACAGTTTCCTTGATACACGCCGTCCACCTCAGGAGGTGCCTCTTGCAGACCCAGCAGAACAAATGGATCTCTGAAGCGCAAGGCACTGGGACTGAGAACACCTCGATCTTCCGAAGCGGGGTCTACAATCTGGGTTTGTCTTTCTAGCGAGGACAGGCTACCGTACTCTCGGTGAAGGAACTCTCCCGGCCCCACAGTCCCAGATTTGTCCCCCCCTACTCGTAGCAACTTCCTCCCGACTTGCCCCACTGAATCCAAATCTCCAAGGGTGACATCACTGTTGCTGCGCTGCATTATGTGTCCACGACCTACTGTCCTCAGATTCAGGGCAGCTGCGCTGGGTGTGACAGTCTCGCTGTTtgttccctctccctctctcctagGGGGCCATTCTGCCAGGACCCGTGTACGTACACTACCACCATCCTGTTTAGGGTCAAAGTTCACTCTCGCTAGTGTCGGGCGTGGGCTCTGCCTGCGGAACTTGCGGATGAAGAGATCGTCTGATTGCATGATTTGAAGTTGTGGGAAGTTCTCACTTTTCAGTTGCCCTTGCCCCTTTTGTTACACATCCCCACCAAAGAACTGCATCTGTGTGAATAAGGAGTTTTTGGGGAACTCAAGTGACCAACATAAATGTTTCTGTTCTAGCCATGAACACTAAAAATCCCCAGCGCTGCCAGTAGAGCTCCGGTCAATGAATTTCTCATTCACTAAAATATTTCGAATGCTGAGCGCAACCTTCTGCCTTGGAATAAAATAACAGCTGCACAGGCTCCAGAGATGATTTCAATCTCTCTGTAAACATCTTAAGTTCTAACATACAGGATTACTCTCATCATTACTGCTATAGGAAGCATCCAGCAGAATGACTATAATTGCATGTGGACTGACTGAAATTGGATTCCCAGTCAGGTACGCCTCGTTGTGACTCTCTGTTCACGGCTGACCACAAGCTCTGTGCCCTTCAGAGACCCCGGCTGCATCCTCCACTGTATTCCTGAAACACAATGAAACAGGTTATTATTAGTTTGTACGTGataatagatgttttttttctaaatgacatTGTGTTGCATGGCAGTACATTATATGCTGTGGTAAAATCAGCTGAACCACTTACACTGTACTCTTCATCGATCTTTCCGACTATTACTGGGAACAGTCGGTTTAAGTTATTTATATTAGAGTGGTTTGTTGATTGACTTTAAACAATCACTTACTTATATTAAAAGAGGTCAGATTTTTGTCATGTGGACAAGGTTTAACAATCTGACACTAAGCAGAAAACTACAGTctgtgtaaagaaaaaaaaaagataattagaaaaaaaaaacaagaaaataattggTGGTTTCTAATGAATCCATTCAATGTTCTGTGTATATGCTCCACTCTAGGGCTGGGTGACATAGCCAAACATATTTTTCTATATCATATATAGATTTACCATTAATGAGGAGAGAAATGCTTTCCATATGTTTGTTAAACCTTgagaattaatataaaaatacgtTTAGCTGCACGGACTaatcttggtaacactttattttaaggtgtccttgttacatgttacatgtacttactattataataacaatgaattatgcataataacatgtaagtaaccctaagccaaaccctaaccctaaccatatagttagTACAtgaagttaattaatattactcagtacttaaatgtataattacactgtaacaagtacACCTAAAATAATAGAGTCCCacgaaatccattttattttccaCAAAATCTTGTGTTTTCCATTTCCATGATTTTATGATTCAATACAAATTTATAATCAAAAGTTATATCTGATGCAAATTGCAATcaattcaaaacaaaacattgcatttttatttttgtcaaattaGATGCTTCATAACAGAAGTGTATGAATTAAAACACAGATTAAGAAGGTCTTGGCTTTATGATATTCCTTAGAAATACTAATATTATTACTCTAGGAAGTTCCTTTTAGTACACAAAAGTAATATATCtgtgtcataatttcttcaagttaaaccaaacctTAATTTTGATGGGTTGTCATAAAGATCTTTgatttccagtgtgtatttgatGGTAGCTTTTCTCAAATAATAACACAGTGAAAAGCTTGTGAAATGACTCAGCTCTGGAGATTAAGTGTTCATGTTCTCATATAGTGAGATGCAGATGCTGAAAACATGCGTCATGTGTGTTCCAGTGTGTGTATCAGACAAAATCATGCCATTCATTAATGCAGAGACACACAAAACATGCAGACTTATTAGCCACAGAGATGACTGGTCCGTTTTATCACTCATCAAAAAGATTACGAATTTCTAATCCAGCTGTCTATTCTAGTGAAccttcaaattaaaatgtaaaatgtaattaaaaggtGGTGGTCACAGGCCTATTTAAACACCAGCACAAACAtgatgtggttgctaaggtagaatagttttcatttttatacacTTCCTTACTGTCAAAAATAGCACAGACTATGGCGCACATCAGACCACATCCACCCAGCAGACCTGCACAATAGTTGCTCTGCTCACAGGAGGAGGGGGCTTCCTGCAAACTTTGCCAATACATTGGAAAGTACTCATAATATTTGCAACATTTGCCAAGTTTTTTAAGTCCAGGTTGCATGATTTTTGCCTTACTATTTACTCCTGCACACACCCTTTTTCAGGATCTCTAGTCTATCTCTGCACTCTGGTTTGTTGGGGaatggaggaagaggaagattAATATCACAGACATATGCCTGTAGCAtgtagtttaaattaaattaaattaatgcatttagcagatgcttttatccaaagcgacttacagtgcattcaggctatcaattttaacctatcatgtgttcccggggaatcgaacccacaacctttgctctaccaactgagctacaggaacaaaaGTTTATTctgcaaaattaaatattatgtgaaTTGCCTATTgtgcaaataaaaaattaaaataaaataaaaactatggcaAGCAGTTTTGTATTTTACTGTCACCAGTGTTCTTTGTTGCAATttaattttgacaaaaaataaaataaaaaataataataataaaatcatgacCTTCTATGTCTATCTATCATATTATGATATCTGTAACTTTAAATTGATAAGTACGAATATAATTCTGAATTAACGACTTATATAAAGTTATAAGATTATAACAGAATTACAGTCTAATTTTGTTCTAATTACAGTTATCTACTAGTTAAGTAAATTAAGAATAACCTGAATGTGAGTTTTTTTTGCCTTAATATCATTAGACAGCTCTTGGATTAGACTTGTGAAAAGTCAACTGTAGTTCCCCTTAATCAGTGTAACATATCCATAATTCACTAACATGCTAACTAAACAATacaaaagaataagaataatatttttgtattattatttagtattttttttttgtgcttttttttttttttttttttggcattgttAAGTTAGCATGTTTGCATGTTAGCACCAGCCAAATTGATGCACTCCCGTCAAAACGGCATTATATATATCTAATTTAGCATTAGCCAGAACTAAATTATGACCGATAATGCTTGGAGCTTTATGATGAATTGGCTTGCCATAGAAGACACTGAAAGAATGTGTTGGTGTTTTGTCCAGATATAAAAACCACTTGAAATTTCAGAAACACAAATCAGAACGTTTGACATGAATGAGGCCATCTGAGGTTCttgcaaaaatcattattatgcaATGAACTTCAAAAGTTTGGTAAATCCACAGTCCTTTATCCCCTTCACAATTCTA includes these proteins:
- the LOC132111014 gene encoding signal-induced proliferation-associated protein 1-like isoform X1; this translates as MQSDDLFIRKFRRQSPRPTLARVNFDPKQDGGSVRTRVLAEWPPRREGEGTNSETVTPSAAALNLRTVGRGHIMQRSNSDVTLGDLDSVGQVGRKLLRVGGDKSGTVGPGEFLHREYGSLSSLERQTQIVDPASEDRGVLSPSALRFRDPFVLLGLQEAPPEVDGVYQGNCAPAADTSKPVKPPKPEGLGKKAKSSPPQAPQFSCDPGGAWVRNFAHYDVQSILFDLSEAATNRDSIGRKKNITSGASAASQLRPLSQSIPSSVSQGGGGSLGSGTGSEDLEQSLLDEGDGNDNDLLLSCPHFRNEMGGEETVGLSLPRAGRHRWRSLQSPNNAVSVLEEPRESHVQAQGKSNYFIEHADLGARYYHKYFYMKDHQNFFGMDERLGPVAVSFRREEKEGSSGSQYNYRIIFRTTELKTLRGSILEESVPSAARHTTPRGLSPKRLLEFILPDLNLHCLRLASTSPKVKDTLLKLDEQGLNFQHKVGIMYCRAGQSTEEDMYNNESAGPEFDEFLDLLGERVRLKGWEKYRAQLDTKTDSTGTHSLYTRYQDYEVMFHVSTMLPYTANNTQQLLRKRHIGNDIITIVFQEPGALPFTPKAIRSHFQHVFIIVRVHEPCTENTYYRVAVTRSKDIPLFGPLFPKGARFPRSPAFRDFLLAKAINAENAAEKSEKFRSMATRTRQEYLKDLAENYVTTTPIDSSTKFPLLSLGGKRKEKLKGAKGAELHSAGALVWAVTVVQDGENNGLSLSCLLGVSAESVVLIERSTRTVIFNCSCRDVIGWKAVTESGAQGGPSLDIFYERGEAVTVTTSESQVEDIKEVVQRLELVTRGCEAREVIPLRDGVGQPGFLMSEEGFVTELQRFGYAESGGLQLGARVVRLCGQVLVHLSLEERSRLLRTAQKIHITVIPPDENGKPRRSFSELYQKAIQDAESKSGEGQSGEAWVLDDDDDEVDGGGGEKEEKKQIENKMTDCETLKQEIGFPEPMETDSLLSPPSLPLLRATSLQDNMKSQSPEVTPVSLTRSYSLEAHAPYQNIIEEHVYDNVGQKANRHIYENPSELWGETPDLILAVKPKVPLEQEEQSVCDLEPEETPSVSDVTMRSSCMESAERNSRALSIHNSITKILSETTDSSEEEWQSISDLANACRNILEALSREDRKSGDGSQASPENQPGQTDTRFKDVKDSDSPGHLEEKVSQLEAMLKHLQDDLQKSLPSSLLQRATATSQSQSHRGTVEVGRDKQKKPVLSLSRVNRGGEKIAGGTSHAHSQH
- the LOC132111014 gene encoding signal-induced proliferation-associated 1-like protein 3 isoform X2; the encoded protein is MQSDDLFIRKFRRQSPRPTLARVNFDPKQDGGSVRTRVLAEWPPRREGEGTNSETVTPSAAALNLRTVGRGHIMQRSNSDVTLGDLDSVGQVGRKLLRVGGDKSGTVGPGEFLHREYGSLSSLERQTQIVDPASEDRGVLSPSALRFRDPFVLLGLQEAPPEVDGVYQGNCAPAADTSKPVKPPKPEGLGKKAKSSPPQAPQFSCDPGGAWVRNFAHYDVQSILFDLSEAATNRDSIGRKKNITSGASAASQLRPLSQSIPSSVSQGGGGSLGSGTGSEDLEQSLLDEGDGNDNDLLLSCPHFRNEMGGEETVGLSLPRAGRHRWRSLQSPNNAVSVLEEPRESHVQAQGKSNYFIEHADLGARYYHKYFYMKDHQNFFGMDERLGPVAVSFRREEKEGSSGSQYNYRIIFRTTELKTLRGSILEESVPSAARHTTPRGLSPKRLLEFILPDLNLHCLRLASTSPKVKDTLLKLDEQGLNFQHKVGIMYCRAGQSTEEDMYNNESAGPEFDEFLDLLGERVRLKGWEKYRAQLDTKTDSTGTHSLYTRYQDYEVMFHVSTMLPYTANNTQQLLRKRHIGNDIITIVFQEPGALPFTPKAIRSHFQHVFIIVRVHEPCTENTYYRVAVTRSKDIPLFGPLFPKGARFPRSPAFRDFLLAKAINAENAAEKSEKFRSMATRTRQEYLKDLAENYVTTTPIDSSTKFPLLSLGGKRKEKLKGAKGAELHSAGALVWAVTVVQDGENNGLSLSCLLGVSAESVVLIERSTRTVIFNCSCRDVIGWKAVTESGAQGGPSLDIFYERGEAVTVTTSESQVEDIKEVVQRLELVTRGCEAREVIPLRDGVGQPGFLMSEEGFVTELQRFGYAESGGLQLGARVVRLCGQVLVHLSLEERSRLLRTAQKIHITVIPPDENGKPRRSFSELYQKAIQDAESKSGEGQSGEAWVLDDDDDEVDGGGGEKEEKKQIENKMTDCETLKQEIGFPEPMETDSLLSPPSLPLLRATSLQDNMKSQSPEVTPVSLTRSYSLEAHAPYQNIIEEHVYDNVGQKANRHIYENPSELWGETPDLILAVKPKVPLEQEEQSVCDLEPEETPSVSDVTMRSSCMESAERNSRALSIHNSITKILSETTDSSEEEWQSISDLANACRNILEALSREDRKSGDGSQASPENQPGQTDTRFKDVKDSDSPGHLEEKVSQLEAMLKHLQDDLQKEKEDKAMLQAEVQSLRQNNQRLQEESQSTVSRLIKVTELLCNVNKPC